In a single window of the Pseudogemmatithrix spongiicola genome:
- a CDS encoding threonine ammonia-lyase, whose translation MHENLLPSAEEIRAAYARIAPHVLRTPLVHDAELSARVGGTVLLKLECLQHGGSFKLRGALNAVMSLEPSARANGIVASSAGNHGIGVAMAAQRLGVRATVFVPSTAPAVKRDKIAALGAIVDASQPSYDAAEDAAKAFAARTGATFVSPCTGRNLLAGAGTVALEIFDERPETVTLVVCVGGGGLVGGMGGFVRDAAPQVRVLAAQSIKTNAMALALAAGHAVDIPDEPTLCDGLAGRVDAEMYAQGKAAIDEIATVEESDVAAAMRFLHRQHGLVVEGSGAVGVAALLRGALKPSAFPVAVTVSGANIERGRFEALLAG comes from the coding sequence ATGCACGAAAACCTCCTGCCGAGCGCCGAGGAGATCCGCGCCGCGTACGCGCGGATCGCGCCGCATGTGCTGCGGACGCCGCTGGTGCACGACGCCGAGCTCTCGGCACGCGTCGGCGGCACGGTGCTGCTCAAGCTCGAATGCCTGCAGCACGGCGGCTCGTTCAAGCTGCGCGGTGCGCTCAATGCGGTGATGAGCCTCGAGCCCTCCGCGCGGGCCAATGGCATCGTCGCATCATCCGCCGGCAACCACGGCATCGGCGTCGCCATGGCCGCCCAGCGACTCGGCGTGCGGGCCACCGTGTTCGTGCCAAGTACCGCACCAGCAGTAAAGCGCGACAAGATCGCGGCGCTCGGCGCGATCGTCGACGCCTCGCAGCCGAGCTACGATGCCGCCGAGGATGCGGCGAAGGCGTTTGCGGCTCGCACCGGCGCGACCTTCGTGAGCCCCTGCACCGGCCGCAACCTGCTCGCCGGCGCCGGCACCGTCGCGCTGGAGATCTTTGACGAGCGGCCGGAGACCGTCACGCTCGTCGTGTGCGTGGGCGGCGGCGGACTGGTGGGTGGCATGGGTGGCTTCGTGCGCGACGCCGCGCCGCAGGTGCGCGTGCTGGCGGCGCAGTCCATCAAGACCAACGCGATGGCACTGGCGCTCGCCGCCGGCCATGCGGTCGACATTCCCGACGAACCGACGCTCTGCGATGGACTCGCCGGACGCGTGGACGCCGAGATGTACGCGCAGGGCAAGGCGGCCATCGACGAGATCGCCACTGTCGAGGAGTCGGACGTGGCCGCGGCCATGCGATTCCTGCATCGGCAACACGGCCTCGTGGTCGAAGGGTCGGGTGCGGTCGGCGTCGCGGCGCTGCTCCGCGGCGCGCTGAAGCCCTCGGCATTCCCTGTCGCGGTGACCGTCAGCGGCGCGAACATCGAACGTGGGCGCTTCGAAGCGCTGCTCGCGGGCTAA
- the rnz gene encoding ribonuclease Z produces the protein MHLTFLGTSASRPTVERGLSSIALARDGETLMFDCGEGTQRQMMRYGVGFTLEDIFFTHFHTDHFLGALGLLKTLALQLREQPLRIWGPKGAQALFKRAEGLGNEKLTFPLTVTDLEHGAVVRRKDYEIRAFDVEHRKGAALGFALVEDIRRGRFDPDHARALGIPEGPLWGRIHKGETITLDDGRRIAPSELVGPERPGRRVVITGDTRPCAATIEHAVGADLLVHEATFGDEEAARAMETMHSTAREAATVAKMAGVKRLALTHFSARYSRDPSDLGREAREVFTGEVILAKDGMELEVPFPDQAP, from the coding sequence ATGCACCTGACGTTCCTCGGCACCTCCGCCTCCCGCCCCACGGTCGAACGCGGCCTCTCGTCCATCGCGCTCGCACGCGACGGCGAGACGCTCATGTTCGACTGCGGCGAAGGCACGCAGCGGCAGATGATGCGCTACGGCGTCGGGTTCACGCTCGAGGACATCTTCTTCACGCACTTCCACACCGATCACTTTCTCGGGGCGCTGGGATTGCTGAAGACGCTGGCGCTGCAGCTGCGCGAGCAGCCCCTGCGCATCTGGGGGCCGAAGGGCGCACAGGCGCTGTTCAAGCGCGCCGAAGGCTTGGGCAACGAGAAGCTCACGTTTCCGCTGACCGTGACCGATCTCGAGCACGGCGCGGTAGTGCGCCGCAAGGACTACGAGATCCGCGCCTTCGACGTGGAGCACCGCAAGGGCGCGGCGCTGGGCTTCGCGCTCGTCGAAGACATCCGCCGCGGGCGCTTCGACCCCGACCATGCCCGCGCGTTGGGCATCCCCGAAGGTCCGCTCTGGGGCCGCATCCACAAGGGCGAGACCATCACGCTCGACGACGGCCGCCGCATCGCGCCCAGCGAGCTCGTGGGGCCGGAGCGCCCGGGGCGCCGCGTCGTCATCACCGGCGACACGCGGCCCTGCGCGGCGACCATCGAGCACGCGGTGGGCGCGGACCTCTTGGTGCACGAGGCCACCTTCGGCGACGAAGAGGCCGCGCGGGCCATGGAAACGATGCACTCGACGGCGCGCGAGGCGGCGACGGTCGCCAAAATGGCCGGCGTGAAGCGCCTGGCGCTCACGCACTTCTCGGCGCGCTATTCGCGCGACCCGAGCGACCTGGGCCGCGAGGCGCGCGAGGTGTTCACGGGTGAGGTCATCCTCGCCAAGGACGGCATGGAACTCGAGGTTCCGTTTCCGGATCAAGCGCCCTGA
- a CDS encoding serine hydrolase domain-containing protein, with product MRRWSRLLALAAAAACSNDTPTAATPGPAWHFPSSDASWATVRPVEAGFDSTALAAALDWAGEQNSSAVVVAWRGRIVAERYWNGWTSQTRGPYFSAGKTITAALTLDLVSDGALALSDAVSTHLGAGWSRAGTAEDSITVRHLLAMASGTDDSLRRIVAPSANRFYYNNPAYYQMFGVAAAAGSATFPQLVQQRILTPIGMSRTLLIANEDTGEPGFVFVGSARDFARFGILTLNHGRWNGAQLVADSALLARARQPSGTDNLSYGWLWWLNGGASHRTPGSYLLPTNAGPMFPAAPVDLAAALGLDDKKLYVVPSLDLVVVRLGDRAPISGAVSPAAVSSFDNAFWTRLMLARPGTGAGLR from the coding sequence GTGAGACGGTGGTCCCGTCTGCTGGCGCTGGCCGCAGCCGCGGCGTGCTCGAACGATACGCCGACCGCGGCGACGCCTGGTCCCGCGTGGCATTTTCCATCCAGCGATGCCAGTTGGGCCACCGTGCGCCCGGTCGAGGCGGGCTTCGACTCCACCGCGTTGGCCGCCGCGCTCGACTGGGCGGGAGAGCAGAACAGCAGTGCGGTCGTCGTGGCCTGGCGCGGTCGCATCGTCGCCGAGCGCTACTGGAACGGCTGGACCAGCCAGACCCGCGGCCCCTACTTCTCGGCCGGAAAGACCATCACGGCCGCGCTGACGCTGGACCTCGTCAGCGACGGCGCGCTGGCTTTGTCAGACGCGGTGTCGACGCACCTCGGCGCCGGCTGGTCGCGCGCCGGGACCGCGGAGGACAGCATCACGGTCCGACACCTCCTCGCGATGGCCTCGGGCACCGACGACTCCTTGCGGCGCATCGTCGCGCCGTCGGCCAACCGGTTCTACTACAACAATCCGGCGTACTATCAGATGTTCGGCGTCGCAGCGGCAGCGGGGAGCGCGACGTTCCCGCAGCTGGTGCAGCAGCGCATCCTCACGCCGATCGGCATGTCGCGCACGCTGTTGATCGCCAACGAGGACACGGGTGAGCCGGGGTTCGTCTTCGTGGGCTCGGCGCGCGACTTCGCACGCTTCGGCATCCTGACGCTCAATCACGGACGCTGGAACGGCGCGCAGCTCGTGGCCGACAGCGCCTTGCTCGCGCGCGCACGGCAGCCATCCGGTACGGACAACCTCTCGTACGGCTGGCTCTGGTGGCTGAACGGCGGCGCGTCACACCGGACGCCGGGCTCGTATCTCCTGCCCACGAATGCCGGCCCGATGTTCCCAGCCGCGCCCGTGGATCTCGCCGCCGCGCTCGGGCTGGATGACAAGAAACTCTACGTCGTCCCCTCGCTCGACCTCGTCGTCGTGCGGCTGGGAGACCGAGCGCCCATCTCCGGCGCCGTGAGCCCGGCGGCCGTATCCAGCTTCGACAACGCGTTCTGGACGCGCCTGATGCTGGCGCGGCCTGGTACCGGCGCAGGGCTGCGCTAG
- a CDS encoding branched-chain amino acid transaminase, which produces MAKIGETQYIWKDGAFIDWKDANVHVLAHSVQFGSAVFEGIRCYATPKGPAIFRLREHLKRMLNSCKIYRMPVPYSLDELVEANRALVRKNGIDACYLRPMVIRGYGAAGMVPFDSPVEVYLPCWPWGAYLGADALEKGVDACVASWNRVAPNTIPAIAKIAGNYLSGQLIKMEALQNGFDEAIALGPDGMVSEGSGQNVFVVDGGVLYTPPIDGTLLPGITRSSVLAIAEDLGLKHVVQPLAREVLYTCDELFVCGTASEITPVRSVDRLPVGDGKVGPVTRALQTRFLDIVNGRTEDTHGWLTFVR; this is translated from the coding sequence GTGGCCAAGATCGGCGAGACCCAATACATCTGGAAGGACGGCGCCTTCATCGACTGGAAGGACGCCAACGTCCATGTGCTCGCGCACTCCGTCCAGTTCGGCTCGGCGGTCTTCGAGGGCATCCGCTGCTACGCGACGCCCAAGGGCCCGGCGATCTTCCGCCTGCGCGAGCATCTGAAGCGGATGCTCAACTCGTGCAAGATCTACCGCATGCCGGTGCCGTACAGCCTCGACGAGCTGGTCGAGGCCAACCGCGCGCTCGTCCGCAAGAACGGGATTGACGCCTGCTACCTGCGCCCGATGGTGATTCGCGGCTATGGCGCCGCCGGCATGGTGCCGTTCGACAGCCCCGTCGAGGTCTATCTCCCCTGCTGGCCCTGGGGCGCCTACCTCGGCGCCGATGCCCTCGAGAAAGGGGTCGATGCCTGCGTGGCCAGCTGGAATCGCGTGGCCCCGAACACGATCCCCGCCATCGCGAAGATCGCCGGCAACTACCTCAGCGGCCAGTTGATCAAGATGGAGGCGCTGCAGAACGGCTTCGACGAGGCCATCGCCCTCGGGCCGGACGGCATGGTGAGCGAGGGCTCGGGGCAGAATGTGTTCGTGGTGGATGGCGGCGTGCTCTACACGCCGCCGATCGACGGCACGTTGTTGCCGGGCATCACCCGCAGCTCGGTCCTGGCGATCGCCGAGGACCTGGGGCTCAAGCACGTGGTCCAGCCGCTCGCGCGCGAAGTGCTGTACACCTGCGATGAACTGTTCGTCTGCGGCACGGCGAGCGAGATCACGCCCGTGAGGAGCGTGGACCGCCTCCCGGTCGGCGATGGAAAGGTCGGGCCCGTGACGCGTGCGCTACAGACGCGGTTCCTCGACATCGTGAATGGGCGCACCGAGGACACGCACGGCTGGCTCACGTTCGTGCGCTGA
- a CDS encoding LytR/AlgR family response regulator transcription factor — translation MITRVLIADDEPLARERLRELLRSLAPGAALREVGDGGAAVEAIRDWAPDAVFLDVQMPGGDGFAVVSAIGAQAMPPTCFVTAYDAHALRAFEVAAVDYVLKPFDDARFEAAWTRLAQVHAARSLVDEARRFSALLAAVAGTAATTGGGESENPASAATGRFAERLVIRDGDRSYPVQVSDIRWIQSDGNYVDLFTPAGRHTLRETLQELERRLDPARFVRIHRRVIVAIDQIRELQPWFAGDQVLILRDGTKLRVSRTRREAVVSRLEGRG, via the coding sequence GTGATCACCCGCGTCCTCATCGCCGACGACGAGCCCCTGGCCCGCGAGCGGCTGCGCGAGCTGCTGCGCAGCCTCGCCCCCGGCGCAGCGCTGCGCGAGGTCGGCGATGGCGGAGCCGCGGTGGAGGCCATCCGCGATTGGGCGCCGGACGCGGTGTTCCTCGACGTGCAGATGCCCGGCGGCGACGGGTTCGCCGTCGTCAGCGCGATCGGTGCGCAAGCCATGCCGCCGACCTGCTTCGTCACCGCCTACGATGCCCACGCGCTGCGGGCCTTCGAGGTCGCCGCGGTGGACTACGTGCTCAAGCCCTTCGACGACGCGCGCTTCGAGGCCGCCTGGACGCGGCTGGCACAGGTGCACGCGGCGCGCAGCCTCGTCGACGAAGCGCGTCGCTTCAGTGCCCTGCTCGCGGCGGTGGCGGGTACCGCCGCCACGACGGGCGGCGGAGAGTCGGAGAACCCCGCCAGCGCTGCCACCGGGCGCTTCGCCGAGCGCTTGGTCATTCGCGACGGCGACCGCAGCTATCCGGTGCAGGTCAGCGACATCCGCTGGATCCAGAGCGACGGCAACTACGTCGATCTCTTCACACCCGCCGGCCGCCACACGCTGCGCGAAACGCTGCAGGAACTCGAGCGCCGGCTCGACCCCGCCCGCTTCGTGCGCATCCACCGCCGCGTCATCGTCGCGATCGACCAGATCAGGGAACTGCAGCCGTGGTTCGCGGGCGACCAAGTGCTCATCCTCCGCGACGGCACCAAGCTGCGCGTCTCGCGCACACGCCGCGAGGCGGTCGTGTCGCGGCTCGAGGGCCGCGGGTGA
- a CDS encoding SDR family oxidoreductase: MDLGLKGKVAFVAASSRGLGAAIAEELAAEGARIACCARTAEIHAKAAALASRYGVDAIGIEADVSQPADVTRAVDAAIARFGQVDVLVTNAGGPPPGPFESHTPDAWEKAVALNLHSVVNLVRAALPGMKARRWGRILNVTSIAVKQPVDNLILSNSVRAAVTGFARTLANEVAAFNITVNNLLPGYTRTERLDQLAAANAAAKGVAKEAAFATWEQQIPMGRVGEPREFAALAAFLASERASYITAQNIAVDGGWIRSLL, from the coding sequence GTGGATCTCGGACTGAAGGGCAAGGTCGCGTTCGTCGCGGCCTCGAGCCGCGGCCTCGGCGCAGCCATCGCGGAAGAGCTGGCGGCGGAAGGCGCACGGATCGCCTGCTGCGCGCGCACGGCGGAGATCCACGCGAAGGCGGCGGCCCTGGCCTCTCGCTACGGCGTTGACGCGATCGGCATCGAGGCCGATGTGTCGCAGCCCGCCGACGTCACGCGCGCCGTGGACGCCGCAATCGCGAGGTTCGGTCAGGTAGATGTCCTCGTCACGAATGCCGGCGGCCCGCCGCCCGGCCCGTTCGAGAGTCACACGCCGGACGCCTGGGAGAAGGCCGTCGCGCTCAATTTGCACAGCGTGGTGAATCTCGTCCGCGCCGCGCTGCCGGGGATGAAGGCGCGCCGCTGGGGGCGCATCCTCAACGTGACGTCCATCGCGGTCAAGCAGCCGGTGGACAACCTCATCCTCTCGAACAGCGTGCGCGCCGCCGTCACCGGATTCGCGCGCACGCTCGCCAACGAAGTCGCAGCGTTCAACATCACCGTGAACAACCTGTTGCCCGGCTATACGCGCACCGAGCGGCTCGACCAGCTGGCGGCGGCGAACGCCGCGGCGAAGGGCGTCGCCAAGGAAGCCGCGTTCGCCACCTGGGAGCAGCAGATCCCGATGGGCCGCGTCGGCGAGCCGCGGGAGTTCGCGGCCCTCGCCGCCTTCCTCGCGAGCGAGCGAGCCAGTTACATCACCGCGCAGAACATCGCCGTCGATGGCGGCTGGATCCGCTCGCTGCTCTAG
- a CDS encoding glutamine--tRNA ligase/YqeY domain fusion protein: MSDTAPTRSLDFIREMVAEDVATGRFGRAPATRFPPEPNGFLHMGHAKSICLNFGIAKEYGGTCNLRFDDTNPLTEDVRYVESIKRDVQWLGFQWTNEYYASDYFEKLYEIAELLVTKGKAYVDDQTEEQIRTNRGTVTSPGTPSPWRDRSVEENLALLRGMKAGEFPDGSKVLRAKIDMAHHNMIMRDPLLLRIRRDAHHYRRGTDWKIFPFYDFAHGLSDAIEGITRSLCTLEFKDNREIYDWLVQEAGFTNPPTQIEFARLELDYTVLSKRKLLRLVNEGHVKGWDDPRMPTIAGMRRRGVRPEAIRDFAETIGVARKDARVEIAIFEHAVRNDLNMEVPRVLAVLKPLKVVLTNYPEGQTEMLEAQNYPHDVPKTGSRQIPFSRELFIDADDFMEDPPKKFFRLSPGNEVRLRFGYIIKCEEVVKDAAGNIVELRCTYDPETKSGGANSGKKVKGTIQWVSAPHALSCEVRLYDRLFRLPDPDDVPEGQDFISALNPDSLVIIPDAKVEPTVANDPIGSRYQFERVGYFYSEPEDSAAGKLVFNRIVGLRDSWAKEVAKG; this comes from the coding sequence ATGTCCGATACCGCTCCCACCCGCTCCCTCGACTTCATCCGCGAAATGGTCGCGGAGGACGTCGCCACCGGCCGCTTCGGCCGCGCGCCCGCGACGCGTTTCCCGCCCGAGCCCAATGGCTTCCTGCACATGGGCCACGCGAAGTCGATCTGCCTGAACTTCGGCATCGCCAAGGAGTACGGCGGCACCTGCAACCTGCGCTTCGACGACACCAACCCGCTCACGGAAGACGTGCGCTACGTGGAGTCCATCAAGCGCGACGTGCAGTGGCTGGGCTTCCAGTGGACGAACGAGTACTACGCCTCGGACTACTTCGAGAAGCTCTACGAGATCGCCGAGCTCCTGGTGACCAAGGGCAAGGCGTATGTGGACGACCAGACCGAAGAGCAGATCCGCACGAACCGCGGGACGGTGACGTCGCCGGGTACGCCGTCGCCGTGGCGCGATCGCAGCGTGGAGGAGAACCTCGCGTTGCTGCGCGGCATGAAGGCCGGCGAGTTCCCCGATGGCTCGAAGGTGCTGCGCGCCAAGATCGACATGGCGCACCACAACATGATCATGCGCGATCCGCTGCTGCTGCGGATCCGTCGTGATGCGCATCATTACCGGCGCGGGACGGACTGGAAGATCTTCCCGTTCTACGATTTCGCGCACGGCCTCAGCGACGCCATCGAGGGCATCACGCGCTCGCTGTGCACGCTGGAGTTCAAGGACAATCGCGAGATCTACGATTGGCTGGTGCAGGAGGCGGGCTTCACGAATCCGCCGACGCAGATCGAGTTCGCGCGCCTGGAGCTGGACTACACGGTGCTCAGCAAGCGCAAGCTGCTGCGCCTGGTGAACGAAGGCCACGTGAAGGGCTGGGACGATCCGCGCATGCCGACCATCGCCGGCATGCGGCGCCGTGGCGTGCGGCCGGAGGCGATCCGCGACTTCGCCGAGACGATCGGCGTGGCGCGCAAGGACGCCCGCGTGGAGATCGCGATCTTTGAGCACGCCGTGCGCAACGACCTGAACATGGAAGTGCCGCGCGTGCTCGCCGTGCTCAAGCCGCTCAAGGTGGTCCTCACGAACTACCCCGAGGGCCAGACGGAGATGCTCGAGGCGCAGAACTATCCGCACGACGTGCCGAAGACGGGCTCGCGGCAGATTCCGTTCTCGCGCGAGCTGTTCATCGACGCGGACGACTTCATGGAAGATCCGCCGAAGAAGTTCTTCCGCCTCTCGCCGGGCAACGAAGTGCGTCTGCGCTTCGGCTACATCATCAAGTGCGAAGAGGTCGTGAAGGACGCGGCGGGCAACATCGTCGAGCTGCGCTGCACGTATGACCCCGAGACGAAGAGCGGCGGCGCGAACAGCGGCAAGAAGGTGAAGGGCACCATCCAGTGGGTGTCGGCGCCGCATGCGCTGTCCTGCGAGGTGCGCTTGTACGATCGCCTGTTCCGCTTGCCGGATCCCGATGACGTGCCCGAAGGCCAGGACTTCATCTCGGCGCTCAATCCTGATTCGCTGGTGATCATTCCGGACGCGAAGGTCGAGCCGACGGTCGCGAACGATCCGATCGGCAGCCGGTACCAGTTCGAGCGCGTGGGCTATTTCTATTCCGAGCCCGAGGATTCGGCGGCGGGGAAGCTGGTGTTCAACCGGATCGTCGGGCTGCGCGACAGTTGGGCGAAGGAAGTCGCGAAGGGCTGA
- a CDS encoding YfiT family bacillithiol transferase: MTDDLRYPIGPWRPPTSAVTPEWRANHIRDIAELPAQMRAAVAGLDDRQLDTPYRPGGWTLRQVVHHVADSHANGFIRQKLALTESNPTVKPYDEERWAELPDAQLPIDVSLRMLDAIHERWAALLRALRPERFSAPYQHPQSGPQTLDSSLSNYSWHGRHHVAHITALRVRQSW; this comes from the coding sequence GTGACCGACGACCTGCGCTATCCCATCGGCCCGTGGCGGCCGCCGACGTCCGCCGTCACGCCCGAGTGGCGTGCGAACCACATCCGCGACATCGCCGAACTGCCGGCGCAGATGCGGGCCGCCGTCGCGGGCCTGGATGACCGCCAGCTCGACACGCCCTACCGGCCCGGCGGCTGGACGCTGCGCCAAGTGGTGCACCATGTCGCCGACTCGCACGCCAACGGCTTCATCCGCCAGAAGCTGGCGCTCACGGAGTCGAACCCCACCGTGAAGCCGTACGACGAGGAGCGGTGGGCCGAGCTGCCGGATGCACAGCTGCCGATCGATGTCTCGCTGCGCATGCTCGACGCGATCCACGAGCGTTGGGCCGCGCTGCTGCGGGCACTACGGCCCGAGCGCTTCAGCGCGCCGTACCAGCATCCGCAGTCGGGGCCGCAGACGCTCGACAGCTCGCTGTCGAACTACAGCTGGCACGGGCGGCACCACGTGGCGCACATCACGGCGTTGCGAGTGCGCCAGAGCTGGTAG
- a CDS encoding deoxyribodipyrimidine photo-lyase has translation MTAKIPLHRLESEYVRGQLSLRRRDANQADLRPTGEYVLYWMQATHRFEDNWALRYAVLQADAMGKPLLIHQGLDPTYEHANDRIHTVILENAVALHRRAAKLGLRYQFVLRRRRDDDRRVVDRLAARATLVVTDLFPTAGIAARTARFAERCPVRVVEVESHCIVPFGNFVKEEYAARTIRPKIAKVLDHALEPVEDRGPRAKFPQALWDSLEVERLDLEALDVRAAVASCEIDHAVPPVPFPSGLDGARARLAAFCAGALADYAERRNEPSDTEGSSRLSPYLHFGQISAAEVLRTVRAAGHKASAEKFADELVTWRELAFNFCVRNPHHGKLKGLPDWVHRSMEKHKDDPREAIYSLEQLERAETHDELWNAAQREIVSTGYMHNVTRMLWGKSVLLWTARYKHALEHLILLNNKYGLDGRDPSSYGGIQWCFGKFDRPWFDKPVFGVIRPMSLARAREKFDAEAYIRMFPR, from the coding sequence GTGACCGCCAAGATCCCGCTCCATCGCCTCGAGTCCGAGTACGTCCGTGGCCAGCTCTCCCTGCGCCGCCGCGACGCCAACCAGGCCGACCTCCGCCCGACAGGCGAGTACGTGCTGTACTGGATGCAGGCCACGCATCGCTTCGAGGACAACTGGGCCCTGCGCTACGCCGTCCTGCAGGCCGACGCGATGGGCAAACCGCTGCTCATCCACCAAGGCCTCGATCCGACCTACGAGCACGCCAACGACCGCATCCACACGGTCATCCTCGAGAACGCCGTGGCGCTGCATCGTCGCGCGGCCAAGCTGGGACTGCGCTACCAGTTCGTGCTCCGCCGCCGCCGCGACGACGACCGTCGCGTGGTCGATCGCCTGGCCGCTCGGGCCACCCTCGTGGTCACGGATCTCTTTCCCACGGCGGGGATCGCCGCGCGTACCGCGCGGTTCGCGGAGCGCTGCCCGGTGCGCGTCGTCGAGGTCGAATCGCACTGCATCGTGCCGTTCGGCAACTTCGTGAAGGAAGAGTACGCGGCGCGTACCATCCGTCCGAAGATCGCCAAGGTGCTCGACCACGCGCTCGAACCCGTCGAGGACCGCGGGCCCCGCGCCAAGTTTCCGCAGGCGCTGTGGGATTCCCTCGAGGTGGAGCGCCTCGACCTCGAGGCGCTCGATGTTCGCGCCGCTGTGGCCAGCTGTGAGATCGACCACGCGGTTCCGCCCGTGCCCTTCCCCAGCGGATTGGACGGTGCCCGCGCGCGGCTCGCGGCCTTCTGCGCCGGCGCACTCGCCGACTACGCCGAGCGCCGCAACGAGCCCTCCGACACCGAGGGCAGCTCGCGGCTCTCGCCCTACCTGCACTTCGGGCAGATCTCCGCCGCCGAGGTACTGCGCACCGTGCGCGCCGCGGGCCACAAGGCCTCGGCCGAGAAGTTCGCCGATGAGTTGGTCACCTGGCGCGAGCTCGCGTTCAATTTCTGCGTCCGAAATCCCCATCACGGCAAGCTCAAGGGCCTGCCCGACTGGGTGCACCGCTCGATGGAGAAGCACAAGGACGATCCGCGCGAGGCCATCTACTCCCTGGAGCAGCTGGAACGGGCCGAAACGCACGACGAGCTGTGGAACGCCGCCCAGCGCGAGATCGTAAGCACGGGCTACATGCACAACGTGACGCGCATGCTTTGGGGCAAGTCGGTGCTGCTCTGGACGGCGCGCTACAAGCATGCGCTCGAGCATCTGATCCTGCTCAACAACAAGTACGGCCTCGACGGACGCGACCCCTCGAGCTACGGCGGCATCCAGTGGTGCTTCGGCAAGTTCGACCGGCCGTGGTTCGACAAGCCCGTCTTCGGCGTGATCCGACCGATGTCCCTGGCCCGGGCGCGGGAGAAGTTCGACGCCGAGGCGTATATCCGGATGTTTCCGCGGTAA
- a CDS encoding cupin domain-containing protein gives MPSINTSATDVTFHRWSDMPKEAVTDQISRRLVTGQGMMLAHVYLAKGAIVPKHQHHNEQITYILEGALRFWIGDAGEQVIDVRAGEVLHIPSNVWHKAEALEDTLDVDVFNPPRQDWLDGTDAYFHNTK, from the coding sequence ATGCCCTCCATCAACACCAGTGCGACCGACGTGACGTTCCACCGCTGGTCCGACATGCCCAAGGAAGCAGTCACGGACCAGATCTCCCGCCGCCTCGTCACGGGCCAGGGCATGATGCTCGCCCACGTGTATCTCGCCAAGGGCGCCATCGTCCCCAAGCACCAGCACCACAACGAGCAGATCACCTACATCCTCGAGGGCGCGCTGCGCTTCTGGATCGGCGACGCGGGTGAGCAGGTGATCGACGTCCGCGCGGGCGAGGTGCTGCACATTCCGTCGAACGTCTGGCACAAGGCCGAGGCGCTCGAGGACACGCTGGACGTGGATGTGTTCAATCCGCCGCGGCAGGACTGGCTCGACGGCACGGACGCCTACTTCCACAACACGAAGTAG
- a CDS encoding sensor histidine kinase, with amino-acid sequence MNPSRRLRIAIVAVWIVPALVATLGLRLVPSRLNPDLGLLPILASQLLIWLPWGVWSSLIAALGERLPFERGGLLRSLAAHAVLGVFVVLAQIVVIWAVTLAFGMNEPRSLESTLVIGIRLYGDLLLVIYCAVVGTFAGLRWQRQWQAAALQAAQLREDVARASLQALRAQLNPHFLFNALNAVVTLIGRDPALARDMVVRLADLLRATLTAGEAQETSLDQELDLTRRYLEIEQLRFADRLRVEWVIEPGLGHWRVPAFALQPLVENALRHGLARRRAPGTVQIIARRDDTVLELRVGNDGPDEPVDAAATDGAGIAVGNLRARCERLYGADASLALQPRADRGMDAILRLPPRSS; translated from the coding sequence GTGAACCCGTCACGCCGGCTGCGCATCGCCATCGTCGCGGTCTGGATCGTCCCCGCCCTCGTGGCGACGCTCGGCCTGCGCCTCGTTCCCTCACGCCTCAACCCCGACCTCGGCCTACTGCCGATCCTCGCGTCGCAGCTGCTCATCTGGCTACCGTGGGGCGTCTGGTCGTCATTGATCGCCGCGCTGGGCGAGCGCCTGCCCTTCGAACGCGGCGGACTGCTCCGCTCGCTGGCGGCGCATGCAGTGCTGGGAGTGTTCGTCGTCCTCGCGCAGATCGTGGTCATCTGGGCCGTCACGCTGGCCTTCGGCATGAACGAGCCGCGCAGTCTCGAGTCCACCCTCGTCATCGGCATCCGGCTCTACGGCGACTTGCTGCTCGTCATCTACTGCGCCGTCGTCGGGACCTTCGCGGGCCTGCGCTGGCAGCGCCAATGGCAGGCCGCCGCGCTGCAGGCGGCGCAGCTTCGCGAGGACGTCGCCCGCGCGAGCCTGCAGGCGCTGCGTGCGCAACTCAATCCGCACTTCCTGTTCAACGCGTTGAATGCGGTCGTGACGCTGATCGGCCGTGACCCCGCGCTTGCGCGCGACATGGTCGTGCGGCTCGCCGACCTGCTGCGGGCCACGCTCACGGCGGGCGAGGCGCAGGAGACGTCGCTCGACCAGGAGCTCGACCTCACGCGCCGGTATCTCGAGATCGAGCAACTGCGCTTCGCCGATCGGCTCCGCGTGGAGTGGGTCATCGAACCCGGACTCGGGCATTGGCGCGTGCCCGCCTTCGCGCTGCAGCCCTTGGTCGAGAACGCCCTGCGCCACGGCCTCGCCCGGCGGCGCGCGCCGGGGACCGTGCAGATCATCGCGCGGCGTGACGACACAGTGCTCGAGCTCCGCGTGGGCAACGACGGGCCCGACGAGCCGGTCGATGCGGCGGCGACTGACGGCGCGGGCATCGCGGTCGGCAACCTGCGCGCCCGCTGCGAGCGGCTCTACGGCGCCGACGCCTCGCTGGCGCTGCAGCCGCGCGCCGACCGCGGCATGGACGCGATTCTCCGGCTGCCGCCGCGTTCGAGCTGA